accttgCTCTTCCCAGCACTAAATATGACTGTGTCGTCTGCATAGGCCAGGTGATTCACCATAGGGCCATTATTATTCATAGAGAAGGGAATGAAGTCTTGATGATCATGCGACTTGTTGAGTAACCAGAACAAGACTTCAGAACCCAAAATAAAAAGTGAGGGGGAAAGTGGATCTCCCTGCTTTAGGCCTTATGCTAAAGTGAAGAAACCCCTTCTTGAACCATTTATTATAATTGAATACCACACTCGAGGAATCAATCTCCAAATAATTTCAGTCCACCATTCAGAGAATCCAAACCTCCTAAGAACGGAGGTGAGGAAGGTCCAAGAGAGCCTATCATACGCTTTAGCCATATCTAGCTGAATCACCACATTGCCCCCTGTTTGATTGTAAAATTTCATGTACTATCTTCTGTGCCAGTAGCACATTATCTGTAATCAGTCTCGCTTTCACAAATCAATTGTGATTTTGCAAAATCATGTTGGAAACTAGTGTATTGAGTCTCCTTGCCAATAACTTAGAAATGATATTTTCagaaaaattactaagtttgatgggCCTTAGCTTAGAGAAACTCGCATGAGATGTCACGAATCAACACAAGACATGTATGAAAAAACAATATTGTCAGATTATTCCCATTAAAGAAGCTTTGAACAAATTTAACTACCTTTGATGATATCCCAGCATTTTTGATATAACATTCCATTGAAGCCATCCAGACCTGCAGAACTAGTTACAATCATGTCGAAAACTGCTTCTTTGATTTCTTCTTCATCTGGATGTTGCGACAGGTAAACATTATCATCTTTTGTTTTACAATTGGGAATACAGTCTATCAGATTTCTATCTACCACTAGAGTTGGTTGGTTAAAAAGCTTCTCAAAGTATTTCACTGTTGCTTTGTATATTTTCTCATCCCCCAGTATCCATCTTCCCCTGTAATTTTTAATTCTATGAATTTGCAATTTTCTTCTCCTATCCTTTACAACATTATGGAAATATCTACTATTAGAATCACCATCCTCAAAccatgtgatttgagatttttcCTTTAGTAGAGCCTCCCGTAGTGTCATCCATTTAACAGACTCTGCCTGGACTTTGTTAAGTTCTGCCCTGGATTCCTCTTTGTTAACATTTAAATCCTGATCCTCCAGTCCTTGTACAATAGCTTCCCATTCTTCCACTTTTTGATTTATCTCCCCTATTTCTTCCTTTGACCATGTGCTCAGTCTTCTTcctaaaatttttaatttctactgtAAAATCCACATTGGGTTGCCAGAATGTGTATTCCAAGATTCCTTCACAATTTCATAAAACCCTGCCTTCTCCACCCAAAAATTTAACAACCTAAAATACTTAATGACTGTCTGTTGATCATCATAGCATTTCAGCAGTAATGGCATGTGGTTTAAGCATGTTCTATTGAGTATCTTACTATAATATTTTGGAACTTATGTAGCCAACTGTCATTAATGAGTATCCTATCCAACCGCTTCCAGATTCTCTTACTAGGCCTTCTGTTATTACACCATGTGAAATTAGAACCCACAAATCCAGCATCTTTAACCCCACAATCGTTCATACAAGTAACAAAATCAAAACTTTTGTATGCTCTATTTGGTATGCCTCCCCTTTTCTCTCCTGGTTCCAATATGATAATAAAATCCCCCTTATAAAACCATGGTCCATCTACATGAGCATTCAAACTTGTCAAACTATCCCAAAGCTCCCTTCTTTCAGTTGTTGTGATCTTGGCATGGACAGTAGATATGTACCCACCATTTGTTCCAATACCATTATCAACGTACCATGTAATATATTGATCCTCGCTAGCTAGCATAGGAGCATGTAGATTCATAGTCCAAAAATACAAAATTTGCCATATCTCATTACTAAGACAGTGTTAAAAACCTAAAAACTTTTTGTATCCTTCATTCTTGTCTTTGCTTACAAATGATTCAAAGACAACAACAAATTTTATATTGTTAAAAGTGATCAGGCTTTTCATCATGTGTATTGCTTTCACTCCTATGATGTTCCAAAATATTGCACTGATCATTGGGGTGAAGATAAAAATTTATTTGTGTCCTCCCCTCAGTCAAAGGGTTGGTCTTTTCTctgattttcttttcctttttcctgTGCCAGCACCTTCCTCTTCTTGCCAGTGATAAACCACCCTTTTGTATGACTTCTTGCAAATGGTCTCTAGCAGGATCATCTGGTTCACCTTCTGAAACCTGCTAATTTTAGGGGAAGAGGCCTCTATGAGGCTTTCTGCTACCTCCTCATCACTATTTGTATTAATGTCCTCTATACGCCGTTGCTCAAATAATTCCACAGTGATGtcaatttctttttcatttttgataaCAGAATCTAAACTGGAGGATATCATTAGCCCATTGGATTCTACATCCCTATTGTTATTCCTTCCTTGCATCTCTTGTATGGACTTTTCATTAGTGTCTCCTTTGATTTCTTTTGTCTGATTTTGGTTATTTATCTCTTCAACTTGACAACTTTGTAGTGTTTGGATTTGGAATGTATTCCCCTTCCCCTACCTCTAGCTTTGTACCTGGGCATTCTCCAGTTCATTGTGACTGTCACTTCTCCGTTGACTAATCCCTTTTTACAGATTAGCATTTTCTTGAATCAATTATTTTGGCATATTCACCTTCTTTGCTTTGCCTTCACCTGTATGCCTGGTGATGTGTTTATAGTGGaccttctattttattttttttgttgtacccttcttcttttttttcttcttcaatcttGTCTGAATTGTGGTAGTTCCGGTATGCTagattttcttttccttctcAATCCCCTCTATGTTCTTCTATGTTTAGCCCCTCGTATCAACCTTTATTCATGTGCCATCACTCTAACTTGCATTATAATCTTGTGCAAAGGCATAGGATGTTCTTTACCTTAAATTCTATTATCTTGATTCTCTTGTTCAGAAGCAAGCTTATTAATTCTTTCTGCCTCCTTAGCTTCAATTTTCCTCTGCCTCTCCACCACCCTGCAATTGATCAGGGCATGCCCCAATTTCTTGCAATGACTACAATACTTAGGTATTGCTTCACATTTCAATCATCTGTGTAAATTCTTTTAGTGGAAAATCTTCATCCTCAGATCCAACCCAAACACTATTAGGCAGAGGCTTAAGTAAATTTACTTCTACCCTCACATTTGCCATACTTGGTCGAGTTCTTCCTCTGGTAGTTATATCAAGCTCTAATGGTGTGCCCAATTTGCCTTCAATCTTCTCAACGTGATTCCAAATGTGCATGTGAAATGGAAGTTGAAGGAAGAGGATCCAAATAGGAACTATTGGGATATCTTCCTTCGGCTTGAAATCGGGCATCCACTTTTGTAGCCACATATGCATTCCCTCAATGTCCACAACTCTTTTGAACCAAATCATGTTAAAGTCGTCGTCATTTGTGAAGTATATAAATACATTGTAGTTATCATATACACCAATCTTTACAGAGCCTTTCAAAGCAAATTTCTCGGCAAACCTTGACCTGATTTTCTCTATTTGGGGCATAATCTTTAGAAATCTTCCAACAATCGTTTTTCTACATTCTGAAGCCATTATTCCATAGTAGTCTTTTGCCTTAAATATTATAGCCCGCATCCCATTATGTGTAGTCCTTCTTGCCACTACCGATTCATGCTCATGTCGGGTCGTCGCTGAAGTTTGAGCAGTGGTCACTACATTAGCATAAGTGCTTTTCTCTAAATTTCTTGCGGGCTGTTGGGTTGCCATAGTTGAGTGGTCAATAATTTATACCTTACGCACCTTGGGGGCGTCGTCCGGTGGCTCCATAAGGTGGAGCGTACGCCGCAGTCGTTATTGTGGAAGATGGTTAATGGGTTATATTTTATCGGGAGTACGGGGCGCGTTCTTTTGATAGAGCTTTGTTATTGTTctattcaactatatagacctatctaAAGCCTCAGAACAACAATTGGATTCCAATAACATCAAATTCAACTCtttgtcaaacttatgaactcttaagttcttcaaattgtcaactttcaacaaatagtTCTTCTAAGAACCTCCGAAACCAAATCCGAAcaaacaaatccaaaatcatcatatgaacctatcagAACAATCAAAACCAGATTCCAAATCTGTttatccaaaagtcaaaccttggtcaactatttcaacttaaagcttctaaaacgagaatcattcttccaaatcaaatacGAACCCCTCAAAAACCGAAATCAACCATACatgcaagttataatacataatatgaagctaatcAAAGTCTTAGACCACCGAATGGAACTCTAAAGCACaaaataaccgatcgggtcgttacatggcacttagtctctaagactaggtatgcCTAACATATATTGAGAATTTAACAGAATTAACAACTACGATGATAAATTTAAAATGATAACTTTCATAATGAAACCAAAATAGTACAACAGTCAATATATCCCTAAAACCGGTGGAACTAGTCATAACCTCTAAGAAGTACACTAGAAATTTCAAAATACAATAATGTTTGAAGTGAACATAAACAGTAGAAAAGATAGTAGTAGAAGGTGACTACGAGGCCTGCgagcgtcaagcaggtataccttgaagtccccgagATATTTGAGTCAATTCACTGGCGTCCGGCACGAGTAGAAGTACCTGAATATGCACAAAAATATagagaagtgtagcatgagtacaccacaatggtacccaataagtatcaagtctaacctcggtagagtagtgacgaggcaaggtcatgacacctactagacatagaaatctGAGCAAATTATTAATATAATGTAATAATGGAAGACAGAGaaataaatgacaacaaaataGGACAATGATGTAAGTCTAACAACGGATATTAAAGCAATAAAGGACAACAAAGAATGAACATATGATAAGaataacaagtaatcaaatatagtcaaaatacAAGTAAAACAAATGAAGTAATAACAATGATCGTTCCATCAACAAGCCTTtttaacatagaatgtacaacaataATCACAActgaggcaccacacctcatattcacatttaagaatttacaatcacaatcttccttatatcactgtgtgagccttgcatttattttaaaaatattttttcccgaaatagctacatgcgttttagcccccttatcgCACCGTGTGGCTTCATGTAATTCCCCTACTATCAATAcgcgtataaatcccaccttgtctcactacatgcgtttcaataccaacCCGTATACCACCTCATGTGTattaatatcacaacacaataatcaactcgcaccagaTGTggccatatgccacaacattaccaaatcaacaataacaatgttaCCCCCAACACATACTCCACGGCTCAACCATAATgtatacaagaatctcaataataacaaaataaatgagaaacaactcaacaaggaatAGATGTCCCATTAAACAACACTTCAACCACAATGTGTTAATAGCTATCACAACTACAACCTCAATAACACAACAATGAAGGTATTCCAATGAAATGGAAATTCCCAATTCAAGTGCATAACATAAGATTAATgatgaaagagatagcatgaagtatcaactacgactaaatgcatgagaataactcaacaatggggAGGGtagcatgtaacaacaactaaaaataaatgcatataagagtaactTTGATAATGGAAACTAGACCATGtagtaacaacttcaattaaggcatgtaagaaTAAAATTGACAATGAAGGATAGAGCAAATAATGATAACTTCAATTAAGTGCTTATAAGTAACCGAcgaatctaaaccggtcaaatattacatataagcccaagtacacacttgtcacctcgtatacatgtcttccacataattcaaataatacaatcaacccaaatcctacggggtagttccccgacacaaagttaggcaagatactaacCTCAACTAgaccaaatcaacactcaaaaatagcttttttcttaaaatttgcctccacacgactcaaatctaacgacttaatatcatcaaacaatgcaagagaatcAATTtagattaataaagttaagatctttatataattccccaaaagtcaacaaatgtTAACCTCGGGCTTGCCCGGTTGAAACTCGGGTCCAAAGatagatcccgactacccataaccccatgagtccatatatgtattttgttttcaaatccgagtccaattcaacactcaaatcctaaatttttaattttttctcaaaacatagacaaaaacttcccaaaatttctcTTTAATTCTCATAAAATTGatattaaatctcatatataatcatgtaatatagttaaaattgataaaaatcacttacccaatgattgttgGTAAATATTTcatctccaaatcgcctcctaccaacTCTAGgtttctaaaatgagagaaatgaaatCAAATCCCGTCTGCCCAGTCCTTTTTGCTCAagtgcagatgtcgcaattgcgactctaGGTTCTCAATTGTAACAACCCATCCAatcgttttatgtatttgagaCCTGATTCCCTTTCTGATGCTTCACACATATGTATTTACGGTTTTATGGCTTGAGGGGTTGATTAGTTTTGTTTTGGGAaggtttcgggttgatttggaccctttagTTCTTGGTTTGGAAACCTAAGTTAGAAATGTTAACCAAAGTTAGAGTTTTTTGAAAATGACCgcggaacggtgttttgatggctccgataggtttgtatcgtgattagGTACTTGAGCATATGCTTGGATataaattcggaggtccctaggttgatttgacttgttttgccggaagttggcaatttgaggtttagaagatttttgaagtttgaccgtaggttgacttttggctatTGGGGTTgcaatttaattttgggacttggaataggtccgttatgctatttaaaactagtctgcaaaatttggtgtcatttggagttgatttgataggattcgggtgattggttgcaattctagaggttcttgaacttttctttgaaattcatgcatttcgATGTCCGATTTATAGTTctatatgttatttttgtgtttgatagggtgagcgagttcgtatgatatttttacacttatgtg
This region of Nicotiana tomentosiformis chromosome 4, ASM39032v3, whole genome shotgun sequence genomic DNA includes:
- the LOC138909506 gene encoding uncharacterized protein — translated: MNLHAPMLASEDQYITWYVDNGIGTNGGYISTVHAKITTTERRELWDSLTSLNAHVDGPWFYKGDFIIILEPGEKRGGIPNRAYKSFDFVTCMNDCGVKDAGFVGSNFTWCNNRRPRRRLSTWSKEEIGEINQKVEEWEAIVQGLEDQDLNVNKEESRAELNKVQAESVKWMTLREALLKEKSQITWFEDGDSNSRYFHNVVKDRRRKLQIHRIKNYRGRWILGDEKIYKATVKYFEKLFNQPTLVVDRNLIDCIPNCKTKDDNVYLSQHPDEEEIKEAVFDMIVTSSAGLDGFNGMLYQKCWDIIKDDTVIFSAGKSKVIKLIIKQPNKELIEADTLFWDEKGVVFQFGNIGMTPLLEEIGGFTKLPWNSPGLLVPENSTPHAFLKMIGSKKNEELGFLKKSYIPFEFL